A genome region from Setaria italica strain Yugu1 chromosome III, Setaria_italica_v2.0, whole genome shotgun sequence includes the following:
- the LOC101755258 gene encoding uncharacterized protein LOC101755258, whose product MDTSVIALSVVVLLFAVASAVLGFIAETTKLNPDEIKYSGGVCVYPAKPAYALGICAAALLAAAQIIASVAGVSGCFKPQGGAPGPKRKKAVSSAVLSWILAVVAVASYAQGVVWNDAATTRDAVTDGWFIKCHYLKGAVFRRAALLGLAAAVLGICAYAILRERPAGDEPKPDGQQPAVGEVQNTRTPPPQVQAHPQV is encoded by the exons ATGGATACTAGCGTGATTGCCCTGTCCGTCGTGGTGCTACTGTTCGCGGTTGCGAGCGCCGTCCTGGGGTTCATCGCGGAGACCACAAAGCTCAAT CCGGATGAAATCAAGTACTCTGGCGGCGTGTGCGTCTACCCGGCCAAGCCAGCATACGCGCTGGGGATATGCGCGGCGGCCCTGCTGGCGGCGGCCCAGATCATCGCGTCGGTGGCCGGCGTCTCCGGCTGCTTCAAGCCGCAGGGCGGCGCTCCCGGTCCCAAGCGGAAGAAGGCCGTCAGCTCCGCTGTCCTCTCATG GATAttagcggtggtggcggtggcatcCTACGCGCAAGGCGTGGTGTGGAACGACGCGGCCACGACGCGCGACGCCGTCACGGACGGGTGGTTCATCAAGTGCCACTACCTCAAGGGCGCCGTCTTCAGGAGGGCGGCGTTGctgggcctcgccgccgccgtgctcgggATCTGCGCGTACGCCATTCTTCGCGAGCGACCTGCTGGGGACGAACCCAAGCCCGACGGACAGCAGCCGGCGGTCGGGGAAGTGCAGAACACGCGAACTCCTCCTCCACAGGTTCAAGCACATCCGCAAGTATAG
- the LOC101754857 gene encoding putative cyclin-dependent kinase F-2 → MERPAPAAAGASRKRRRVSMGSTEHYEEVSRLGEGNFGAVVKARHRVTGQTVAIKRLTTAAADAAEDPMREASLHEACGDHPFIVGFHGLARDPATSRICLVTECVDGPSLHDYLHHRRRRGLPPLPEPTVRAVMWQLLTAAKAMHDARVVHRDIKPENILVAGDRRAVKICDFGLAMSMSDAPPYEQAGTLSYKAPEMMLEMPDYDARVDAWSLGCVMAEIINNGRPPFQGGDEDGQLRAIFDVLGVPDDETWPEFCSTPFAAKVSPEREAEHRENRLRELFPEATLSKEEFEVLNDLLTCNPGKRLTADAALKHMWFAKVDALELPRKDEVASALPGKKKPLMAPAACAKRRKLQCV, encoded by the coding sequence ATGGAGcgccctgcccccgccgccgcaggagcgAGCCGCAAGAGGCGGCGCGTCTCCATGGGCAGCACGGAGCACTACGAGGAGGTGTCCCGCCTCGGCGAGGGCAACTTCGGCGCCGTCGTCAAGGCGCGCCATCGCGTCACGGGCCAGACCGTCGCCATCAAGCGCctcaccacggccgccgccgacgcggctgAAGACCCGATGCGCGAGGCGAGCCTCCACGAGGCGTGCGGAGACCACCCCTTCATCGTCGGCTTCCACGGCCTCGCACGCGACCCGGCCACGTCGCGCATCTGCCTCGTAACGGAGTGCGTCGACGGGCCGAGCCTCCATGACTAcctccaccaccggcgccgccgcggcctcccgccgctcccggaGCCCACGGTGCGCGCCGTCATGTGGCAGCTGCTGACGGCCGCCAAGGCGATGCATGACGCCCGCGTCGTCCACCGCGACATCAAGCCGGAGaacatcctcgtcgccggcgaccgcAGGGCCGTCAAGATCTGCGACTTCGGGCTGGCCATGTCCATGTCCGACGCGCCGCCGTACGAGCAGGCCGGCACGCTCTCCTACAAGGCACCCGAGATGATGCTGGAGATGCCCGACTACGACGCGCGCGTCGACGCCTGGTCCCTGGGATGCGTCATGGCGGAGATCATCAACAACGGGAGGCCCCCGTTCcagggcggcgacgaggacgggcAGCTCCGCGCCATCTTCGACGTGCTCGGCGTGCCGGACGATGAGACATGGCCGGAGTTCTGTTCCACGCCGTTCGCCGCCAAAGTTTCGCCGGAGCGGGAAGCGGAGCATCGGGAGAATCGTCTGCGCGAGCTCTTTCCTGAGGCGACGCTGTCCAAGGAAGAATTCGAGGTCCTGAACGACCTTCTCACCTGCAACCCCGGCAAGAGGCTCACGGCGGACGCCGCGCTCAAGCACATGTGGTTTGCCAAGGTCGACGCGTTGGAGCTTCCAAGGAAAGATGAGGTGGCATCGGCGTTGCCCGGGAAGAAGAAGCCGCTCATGGCTCCTGCGGCTTGTGCGAAGAGACGAAAGCTGCAGTGCGTGTGA
- the LOC101762814 gene encoding uncharacterized protein LOC101762814: MFFFFVGGVEQGAGRALKEAAGRCLRCGGTADLVETEKVLKLFFVPVWRWPGKDPAYLCRECGLLAPGSLGAEPGPSLLPREARCGACSRAVDPQFRFCPFCGSAL; the protein is encoded by the coding sequence atgttcttcttcttcgtggGCGGCGTGGAGCAGGGCGCCGGCCGGGCGCtcaaggaggcggcggggcggtgCCTGCGGTGCGGCGGCACGGCGGACCTGGTGGAGACGGAGAAGGTGCTCAAGCTCTTCTTCGTCCCCGTCTGGCGGTGGCCCGGGAAGGACCCCGCCTACCTCTGCCGCGAGTGCGGCCTCCTCGCGCCGGGTTCCCTCGGCGCCGAGCCGGGCCCGTCGCTGCTGCCCCGGGAGGCCCGGTGCGGCGCGTGCAGCCGCGCCGTCGACCCGCAGTTCCGGTTCTGCCCCTTCTGCGGCTCCGCGCTCTGA
- the LOC101763222 gene encoding uncharacterized protein LOC101763222: MDVGVIVLTLVVGSFGVASAVLGFIAERTKLTWDDIGIDVYSEECDYPANPAYLLSIIAIPLLAVAMIIASLAGGCCGCCRPRHGASESKRIIGIIAAVLSWIAALLAGAFYANGAVWNFPITRYGITWCRLLRHGYFRLPALLSLAATALAILSYIMLRARAPDARPSTAPAAGASEPKPQTPPVGEAVMVPPEPQWPSSHGHRQAQQPLPEHRVGGPSWTPYRQVASPPRRQAQPAVEMMMA, from the exons ATGGATGTGGGCGTGATCGTCCTGACCCTCGTGGTGGGATCGTTTGGGGTGGCGAGCGCCGTGCTGGGGTTCATCGCCGAGCGCACAAAGCTTACG TGGGATGACATCGGCATCGACGTATACTCCGAAGAGTGTGACTACCCGGCCAATCCGGCTTACCTGCTGTCTATAATCGCGATCCCGCTGCTGGCGGTGGCCATGATCATCGCCTCCCTGGCCGGCGGatgctgcggctgctgcaggCCGCGGCACGGAGCCTCCGAGTCCAAGCGGATCATCGGCatcatcgccgccgtcctctcatG GATCGCGGCGCTGCTCGCGGGGGCGTTCTACGCGAACGGCGCGGTGTGGAACTTCCCCATCACAAGGTATGGCATCACGTGGTGCAGGCTCCTCAGGCACGGCTACTTCAGGCTGCCGGCCCTGCTGAGCCTCGCCGCCACGGCGCTCGCGATCCTGTCGTACATCATGCtccgcgcgcgggcgccggaTGCCAGACCGTcgacggcgccggcagcagGGGCCTCCGAACCCAAGCCGCAAACACCGCCGGTTGGGGAAGCGGTCATGGTTCCACCGGAGCCTCAGTGGCCCTCTTCTCACGGGCACAGGCAAGCGCAACAGCCGCTTCCGGAGCACCGTGTGGGAGGGCCCAGTTGGACGCCGTACCGACAGGTCGCTAGTCCCCCTCGGCGTCAAGCACAGCCAGCAGTAGAAATGATGATGGCTTAA
- the LOC101755666 gene encoding uncharacterized protein LOC101755666 → MEAGVTVLLTVMVGLFGLTSAVLGFIAEAQSLTPSDIHVSGSECVYPANPAHALGVCAILLLAVAQITASAAGGCCGCCRPGGGASKSTRRVVGVIVAMLSWIMAMIAVLYYWKGVEWNAPGTHPAAIAGGNEECVYFKDGGFTRAAILSIVATSLAIKSCFLLRAPASTPEALEGADEPKADGQHPPEAGVAVGLPQWPAPGNGHAPYSHPAQG, encoded by the exons ATGGAGGCTGGCGTGACGGTCCTCCTAACCGTCATGGTGGGGCTGTTTGGGCTGACGAGCGCCGTGCtggggttcatagccgaggcccAAAGTCTCACC CCGAGTGACATCCACGTGTCGGGCAGCGAGTGCGTGTACCCGGCCAACCCCGCTCACGCGCTGGGGGTATGCGCGATCCTCCTGCTGGCGGTGGCCCAGATCACCgcgtcggcggccggcggctgctgcggctgctgcaggCCAGGTGGCGGGGCGTCCAAGTCCACCAGGCGAGTCGTGGGCGTCATCGTCGCTATGCTCTCATG GATAATGGCCATGATCGCTGTGTTGTACTATTGGAAAGGCGTGGAGTGGAACGCGCCGGGGACGCaccccgccgccatcgccggcggcaaCGAGGAGTGCGTCTACTTCAAGGACGGTGGCTTCACCAGGGCGGCGATCCTGAGCATCGTCGCCACCTCGCTCGCCATCAAGTCCTGCTTCCTGCTCCGTGCTCCAGCTTCTACGCCTGAGGCGCTAGAAGGTGCCGACGAGCCCAAGGCCGACGGCCAGCATCCACCGGAAGCCGGGGTCGCGGTCGGTCTGCCACAGTGGCCGGCTCCGGGGAACGGGCATGCGCCATACTCGCACCCTGCACAGGGCTAA